The following DNA comes from Erigeron canadensis isolate Cc75 chromosome 3, C_canadensis_v1, whole genome shotgun sequence.
ATTACTTCTTCGATCATGTAATCATGTAATTATGTCCTGTTTAACGAAGCATATACAAACATACACGAACACTTGCATGAACATACATCTTTGTGTTCATTGTTATTGAttaagattaattaattaaccatttTTAACACACGAACGAACACGAGCACCATATTCTTAAATAATAGGTAGGTTTGTGTCAATTCAATTAAGAAAATAACTTTCTATACTCCCTTCCCCCTTCTCTcccttaattttaaaaacatgaaaatgacACATTTACCATTTATGTTAATACATCCTTATTTGAAGTGAAATACAAGAGAAAGATactatataacataaatattcaTACTATGTACTAAATCTTAAAAGAGTTCCATAAATAAGATTTTACAGGTGAGTTCTTACGAAAGGTAGTGATTCAGATaccattattttatatatctttatatataactatgtaTTTTACctcgcacgatgtgcggttatctAATGTTTTTGCTTTCAATACGCAATTATACAATCAAAGTAGAAGATTACGAAAAGGCTAAACAAAAAATTGGTGGAAAAATATTTGTGATTCATATTTCATGCTgtcttttcattatatattgagtctaacaaaactaaagaaaactaaaatatatttgtatgacttttttcttaatcttataTTATACCCTACTTCACGCAATACtaattaacataaaattaagttaaaatataaatgtaatgtaaaatcataatgatatgttatttttttcaaagtgATAGATGatttattagaatttcatcataCTCATTCAAATgaaatagtttcataaaacttgcttcatcacataataaaataaataaaaaccgaAAAGCTTTAaatatagttagaaaccaaaataaaattacagtagattacaaagaacaaactAATGCTTCAAAAACATAAATCACTACCaagaaaatgatattaaaaaaaaaaaactaaatcacAATATGATATATTCTATTGGTTATTGGTTACAGTGGATAAAAGAAtaagatataaatattttgaaaactaaatgttttctaattttgtacATAGATTTTCAGTTCGTACGGTTTCTATCATAATGTAGGATTTGATCTTTCACTTttgcttttttaaaaatttgtgtatatatgattttatttttatttaaataaatatatttagatagTATAACTTTgtggatttatatattgtaaaaaaatacaaagatgccacataggataaagacctatgtggcaatttttaaaaatagctttaaattgaagaatgctttaaaatgctagaattcttactgttttaatatttatatagatatatatatagaaagattgttttttagatgtatttttagaaatattattatgtgttaaaagcacaaaatttttaaaaaaacttttatttcatttatgatgtcatattttaaaaaaggagTTTTATCTCATTTTTGTATAGCATTAGGCTTTCAACCGCACATAATGCTTATTtaaattcttaatcttttatttgaaacaaataaatttttaaattattttatataatattatgaaatgCCTTTTTATTAGCGTAATAGGTATTTTTATTTCATGTATCATTGTGTTAGTCAATTCACTATtttcatattaagttataatttatcaataacaaaagttacatatattcttttacatttgttttttaCAAATTTAGTTAAAAGTCTCCGTTTAAACTCGGATTGATTAGCTAATTTACTATATGACAATAATTTATATGCATatggtaaaattaaaaaacatgtaAGGTAGTATAGCCaactaaacacacacacacaaataataataataataataataataataataataataataataataataataataataataataataataataaaattgtttgGTAAAAATAATTGAAGTTGCGGCTGGCCGGAAGGGTCTAACAATCCATTTTATTTAAGAGAGTAGAAATTCAACCATATTTGACTGgagtcaaaatatatatatatatctatatatatacacacactcgTACTACACTAGATATAAATTATCATAAAACTCTATGCATTAATTATATTGTAGTATATGTCAAAGTTTGACTGGCCTCACTTGACCCCTCTCAATATATAGTGTCTCCGTCCTTTGATGGATCATCAATTCTATTAGACACAAAATGATCGACGGGTTAGCTGGTCCCGTAACAGACTAAGCAAAGCTTATTCGAAACATAGACCCGGGACAAATCTTTCGACTCTGTTTTTATACTCTTTATAATggctattttattttatacttttcGTAATGGCTATTCtaattcaagacaaaagaaaaaacaataaaaaaagataattaaaaatatatgagtGAGGAAGTGATGAGTACATGAGGTCTATTGGTAGTGAAGAGATAGTTGCATGTAAATAGAGATGTGACGTGACAACAATTGATAATGGAAGTGATACGAGTATATTGTTATGAAGAGTTCTCTTAGTATTTGGTAgagtgagcaaaaaccgaatcgaaaaatcaaaaactaaaaaaatccGACAAAATCGAacataaaaaactaaatatcgAACAAAATCCTTTAgtttggttttcgttttttaaaaaccgaaatGATCgattcgggtttcggtttcatatgcaaaaaccgaacgaaatatattcttatttattttatttattatatcatattacatttatatttattacttacaATTTGTaagtatattaatatttttaaacttttgtctttttaatgtacaaatatatataaattgtatgtattagatgaaaacgtacaaTAAAATCAATTTGTTTCATAAAAGTTTTaccaattttaacacctaaaaaatataattagttaataaaaaccatctatataatttagtttttatatcatattttttttcttaacaatcgaaagttgaatttattaaataataaacaaaaaagtaaaaaaatgtatatatataaaaaaaacgaaacaaaAACCGAAGCCGATCCAAACTAAACCATAAAACCGACAAatcgaaccgaacaaaaaccgaatccatcggttttggttttctaaaaaccaaataATCGGTTCGGGTTTTGGTTTTAGGCAAAAACCGACCCATATCCACCCCTAGTATTCGGTTGGTCGGTTGGTCAATATTACATGGACAGATATGAAAGCTAATGGATGCATGGCACTTACGATAGCAGGCAGGGATACCACTTGCCCAATACCGTATCTATAAATTTTTCTTGAGGTACCTTTTTGTGGATATCCGTAAATGGTCAATGAAAGCTAAACCGAAGATCAGTCATCatcaatacataaaaataagtgCTTCATATAAAGTAAACTTCTTCTTAACAACGGTAACAATAATCCCTCCGTCAcgttttaattaattgtattttaattaattgtcatattttgactggttaaatcttttttttttttctgactttaactgtatatatttttgtttgtattatatattagctgatgaaagttatatcaagggtaaattacaaaagtcatacctgaggtttgttcgaaactacactggtcatacctataatttaaaaattatgcgAGTCATACCCACTGTTGTCAAACACTTACACTAACCATACCTATCGCTAATGGTCGTCTATTTGACCATTAAGTCAAGTTACGTATCATGcgtgtgaggtatcaaaactgtaatttcgtAGATACTTCAGGTATTATCCTCGTAATTcaccataaaaataattattaagaattttagagttttatttatacttcatttattaagATTGGTAGATATGacatttattatgaaacaataatttttataatgaaaaatatatcgagaaaaatagttgatataagaatgcatttattattaaacatgtcattattattttgttatatgtgtatagtAAATATAACAAGGATGAAGACCATCAAAACcactaaaattttcacttttatatattattattattattatattattattaatttatgatttattctttttaataaaaacctatttaaaaaaatataattttaaaaagcaatataattttttcatatgGTTTGTTAACATCCGCCTCGGATTAGAGGGGTAAAGCAATATCGAATACTCGTTACGGTTTTAGAGTATATCTCAAAATTAGCAATTTGTAGTATTTTGTGTTTAAAGTTCCAGGGTTAATCGTTAGTCTAATCTTAGAATTTCTAAGCCTAAACTTGTATCGTATGATgacatctttttaaaaaaaatttaatttttattttgaaataggtttttttaaaaatatatatatatgggtgtgtgtgtgtgtgaattttaatatagaatatctacccactttaataaatgaaatataaatataaatatcttaataatttttattcgagtgaattacacaaatgataccCAAAGTATACACGAAATTacggttttgatacctcacatgcacaacacgtgacttgacttaacggccaaattgACGGCCGTCAGTGATATGTATGGTCAATGTAACTTTTTGACAACGACCGGTGTGGCTTGCGTAATTTTTAAGTTGTAGGCGGTATGATCAGTGTAGTTTTGAATAAACCtcatgtatgatttttgtaatttactcttatatcaatgaaatatatacatttaaaattcaatcaattcatatatgttatatcaagtgttatataacacaaacaaaaaaaattagtcaaaaagttgaaagaaaaagatttaataagtCAAATTAAGACACTTCATATGAAACGGATGAAGtattaattaacaataaattGAAGTCCAAATAGTTACAATACAATAAACAAGAAGGAAATAAGGTCGACACAACACCACCACTTATGAATTAAATTCTAGATTGGCAATGCCGTAAGGCATTCAGTAACCAAGTACGTAAAGGACAATTTTAATGTTGTAATGACGGACATGACAAGTGACTAACACGTCGAGTGAAGATTAATGTTGCGAATGACAAGGTGTCAAGGATGTTTTTCTAGTTGGTAGTCTATCGAGGGAAAGCCTCGTCGTCGAGTGGATATTTAACTTGATAGTTTTCCATTTATTCCATCAAGTTACCTAAGAGCTAGGTCATGTTAGCTCACTTCTCATTCCCTTGTCTACCTCAATCAACCAAAATCATACATGGCATTTAATAGGGTCTCAACGTCTCATTCACTATCCAAAACCTTTTGTGAATATCCATTACTAGTAAGTCTCCGTCAGCGTCATATCAGAAAACTTCTCCCAATAATCGACTATTTATCCTAACCACCATCCTCAACATACAACCAATCAATTATTAGTAATTGGAATaacaaatttcttttttttttatataaaggtTAAGAGACGagaaaaaacataattattttctGCATCACGAATTTCACACAATGGTATGGGCTCGTAATGAGCAACTTATCAGAGTTGACTAGTACTCGTATCCATTTCTAGTATTCTTAGATGTATACATACCACATCATTATCATATCTAATTATGTGAATCCCAAGCCGTCCAAATTAAAGAGAATCTTTTTCCTAAGATTTTAAGATTAATTAAACTGATGTGTATTATGTTTGACTAGCAATACAATGGGAACTTAAAATATAGACAGCCCATATATCCTACATTACTTATGGATATATGTCAAACATGGGTAGGGTCACTACACCAATTATATGGGTTGCTATGTGGAAATTGCCTTGCATGCTTATTGACTCTCTCTGTCACACACACACGCACATACACTCATACAGTATATACACTACTCTTTATTGaattatatttgtaaaaaaaaaaaaaaaaggagagtaCGTAGTGGGGAGAGTTGTATATAAAATGAGGGAGGTGGCTAGAGGCCAACTTATCACATTTCAAGCAAAGATAATTTAATCTCCCACACGCTTTCAATTATCATTGCTATTTCACAACCAACAAGTTTATTATGTAAGAGCCTAAATAACTCTCAATACAACTTCTCTCTTCATCTTGTGCCTAAATCTAAAAAAGCCTCTATTCTTTGATATAACTTGTTAGAGTAATTAAGTTCTTTAATTTTCCCGTGTGTAACATATATATCTCTAACACACAACAAAGACACACGTACACTAATATGGATTCAAAGAGGCATAATCAAGATCAAAATGGAGATGACATTTCTGTAAAGCCGTTGGTTGACTGGAAAGGAAGACCGTCGAATCCTAAGAAACACGGTGGAATGAGAGCTGCTACGTTTGTTCTAGGTATGTTTTCCTCCACATATAAATTCTATATATACGGGTAAGGTTCATGTGAAAACTATTTACATATGAACATAGACAATTTTAAGTATAACTTGATAGTTCATCTGTAAATCAATATGTTTACATATACAATTCGTATATGAAtattaagttataattataGAAGGTCGATCTTATGTTTCTTTCGATTCAAATGAACCTTTTTCTATACAGGACATGAGTTATGCTGTTTTTTTAAGATAAGAATATATGGATTATGGATAATTAGTATGGTGTGTTGTGGATTTAATTTGCAGGGGTGCAATCATTTGAGATAATGGCAATAGCAGCAGTAGGGAACAACCTTATAACTTATCTGATAAATGAGATGCACTTTTCTCTATCAAAATCAGCAAACATTGTCACAAACTTTGTCGGTACTGTTTTCATCCTCGCCCTCTTTGGTGGTTTTCTTTCTGATTCTTATCTTGGTTGTTTCTGGACCATGCTCATCTTTGGCTTTATCGAACTATCAGTAAGTTCCTAATTAACTTATATCATGTCATTTTCGTATGTCATATTcaccaaaaaaaacaaaaattaatttgtttactTTGTTGATTTTTGTAGGGTTTCATCTTGCTATCAGTCCAAGCTCACCTTCCTCAATTAAAGCCACCACAGTGCAACATGCTAACTGACGGAGAACGATGTAATGAGGCGAAAGGAATAGAGGCTTTCATATTCTTTGTGGCACTCTATTTAGTGGCATTAGGGAGTGGTTGTGTGAAACCAAACATGTTGGCTCATGGTGCCGATCAATTCGACATGAGCAACTCAAAACAGTCAAAGAAGCTCTCTACATACTTCAATTTCGCCTACTTTGCGTTCTCAATGGGTGAACTCATTGCACTTACCCTCATAGTTTGGATCCAAACCCATTCCGGCATGGATATCGGATTTGGAGTGTCTGCTATTGTCATGGCAATGGGCCTCATATGCTTGGTTTCCGGTACCATATTTTATCGAAATAAGCCTCCTAGAGGAAGCATTTTAACTCCTATTGCACAAGTAAGTAACAATTTCCTTTTAGGGACTTGCTAATGACATTAACGTGCATAACATAATTgtacttttattataaaattcaagGTGAACTGttgatatgaaaaaaaaaaaaaaaaaactatttttttacgTACGCTAACAACGGTACTCTTAGGGCTGCAGTTAACATTTTCCTTTCTTCTAAAGCCTAATTCTAAGATATGTTTATGAAAGATGCTGCATGACACACATATAGCATCACCATGGACTCTATAAAAGCCATAAGAAACTTCTACGTTTCTCCTACACAAAGGTTTCTAAAAATggaattatataattttttgtttatggTTGCTCTTCCAAATATGTCAAGTTTCTATTATCTTAATCAAGTAGGGAAGACACCTTCCTACCATGGACCTTTGATTGGATGAttctatacatttatatatatcaacttGAAAATTATTGAAACACTTAAAAGATTCTGTATATACTTTATGCATTGCCTTGTCATGCTAATGCATGCAAAGCGATTTTTGCATTTGTTgccttaaatttaaaattaccTACTTTGCTATATGTCCTTTTTCTTCCTAAAGGcaaaacatacaaaattttGTTGCTTTGCTTAGATCCACTTGCTTCTCCCCTTTACATATTTTctaattatatcattattttggATAATATGTTATGAAGGTTTTTGTTGCTGCGTTTTTAAAGAGGAAACAAACGTGCCCATCTAATCACCTTATGCTTCATGGAAGCTCGAATGAGCATTGGAGCGTAGTTTCCGCCGAGACTTCAAATCTTTGTCACACGGATAGGTTCAGGTACGGCACGTCAAGTATGGATCATTCATCTAGTTATCCTAATACTATATTAGTACACTTTATATGCTGGTTGAAGTCTAATTAA
Coding sequences within:
- the LOC122592824 gene encoding protein NRT1/ PTR FAMILY 4.3-like, translated to MDSKRHNQDQNGDDISVKPLVDWKGRPSNPKKHGGMRAATFVLGVQSFEIMAIAAVGNNLITYLINEMHFSLSKSANIVTNFVGTVFILALFGGFLSDSYLGCFWTMLIFGFIELSGFILLSVQAHLPQLKPPQCNMLTDGERCNEAKGIEAFIFFVALYLVALGSGCVKPNMLAHGADQFDMSNSKQSKKLSTYFNFAYFAFSMGELIALTLIVWIQTHSGMDIGFGVSAIVMAMGLICLVSGTIFYRNKPPRGSILTPIAQVFVAAFLKRKQTCPSNHLMLHGSSNEHWSVVSAETSNLCHTDRFRFLDKGCIRNQDQENTNNAKESAWKLCTVNQVEQVKILISIIPIFACTIVFNTILAQLQTFSVSQGSLMNNEITKSFHIPPASLQAIPYILLIFVVPLYDYFFVPFARKITGHESGITPLQRIGCGLFVATFSMISAALMEKKRRDSFVNSGHILSIFWITPQFLIFGVSEMFTAVGLIEFFYKQNLKGMQSFSTAITYCSYSFGFYLSSVLVSLVNKITSTSKNDGWLGGSNLNKDRLDLFYWLLAGLSLINFINYIFWSRWYSNSSAASSGKSHIDSIEEGFGDVDNPPKVVRIDDI